A single Alcanivorax borkumensis SK2 DNA region contains:
- the lptB gene encoding LPS export ABC transporter ATP-binding protein: protein MSHLRAHHLAKSYKGRRVIEDVSLDVEAGQIVGLLGPNGAGKTTCFYMIVGLVEADAGRIEINDTDITHLPMHGRAQRGIGYLPQEASIFRRLTVEENIMAILETRKELSKAERHERMEGLLKEFHIGHIRDSLGMSLSGGERRRAEIARGLATDPDFILLDEPFAGVDPISVNDIKGIIRHLKERGIGVLITDHNVRETLDICDTAYIVSAGHIIASGDADIILANQQVRDVYLGADFRL, encoded by the coding sequence ATGAGCCATTTACGCGCCCATCACCTAGCAAAAAGCTACAAGGGTCGCCGGGTTATCGAAGACGTTTCCCTGGATGTAGAAGCCGGCCAAATTGTCGGGCTACTGGGGCCCAATGGGGCCGGCAAAACCACCTGCTTCTACATGATTGTTGGGCTAGTGGAGGCCGATGCCGGTCGCATTGAAATCAACGACACGGACATTACCCACCTGCCTATGCACGGTCGCGCCCAGCGGGGGATTGGCTACCTGCCTCAAGAAGCCAGTATCTTTCGCCGTCTAACGGTGGAAGAGAACATCATGGCCATCCTAGAAACCCGCAAGGAGCTTAGCAAAGCAGAACGCCACGAGCGCATGGAAGGCCTGCTCAAGGAATTCCACATCGGGCACATCCGCGATTCGCTGGGGATGAGCCTGTCCGGCGGCGAGCGCCGCCGCGCGGAAATCGCCCGAGGCTTGGCCACAGACCCTGACTTCATTCTGCTGGACGAACCTTTTGCTGGCGTTGACCCCATCTCGGTTAACGACATCAAAGGCATCATTCGCCACCTCAAAGAACGCGGCATCGGCGTCTTAATCACCGACCACAATGTACGCGAGACCCTGGATATCTGTGACACCGCTTATATCGTCAGCGCTGGCCACATCATCGCCTCCGGTGACGCGGATATTATCCTTGCCAACCAACAAGTGCGAGACGTCTATCTGGGCGCCGATTTCAGACTATAA
- the lptA gene encoding lipopolysaccharide transport periplasmic protein LptA translates to MNLKHRLHSTCNLAVLALLIAFPLGVQAAPMEGTIQVTADNGRFEQSAGSGVYSGNVELIQGKRKLFADEMRMFTQNSELVRVEATGTPVRMEEGEGLNAHAENLVYNIKARTLVLTGDAYIEHQGNTFEGAKVEYSLDSKRVDASSEGDQRVRLVIPAENQTTNAPVDANIEANNSNPNDTQSEGSDSASPKAEPNTP, encoded by the coding sequence GTGAATTTGAAGCACCGGCTTCATAGCACCTGCAATCTCGCCGTACTGGCATTGCTTATAGCTTTCCCCTTGGGCGTTCAGGCCGCCCCCATGGAAGGCACGATCCAGGTCACGGCAGACAACGGTCGTTTCGAGCAGAGTGCCGGCAGCGGCGTGTACAGCGGCAACGTGGAACTGATTCAAGGCAAGCGCAAACTGTTTGCCGATGAAATGCGCATGTTCACCCAAAATAGCGAGCTGGTTCGGGTGGAAGCTACCGGCACCCCGGTGCGCATGGAAGAGGGTGAAGGCCTTAACGCCCACGCTGAAAATCTGGTTTACAATATTAAAGCTCGCACCTTGGTCCTGACCGGCGATGCCTACATCGAACACCAGGGCAACACTTTCGAGGGCGCCAAGGTAGAATACAGCCTAGACTCCAAGCGAGTGGACGCCAGCAGTGAAGGTGACCAACGGGTGCGGCTGGTAATCCCCGCCGAAAACCAGACAACCAATGCCCCTGTCGACGCGAATATTGAAGCGAATAACAGCAACCCAAACGACACCCAAAGTGAAGGCAGCGACAGCGCATCACCTAAGGCGGAGCCCAACACACCATGA
- the lptC gene encoding LPS export ABC transporter periplasmic protein LptC: MKRQGLLSATGILLLGLVMLMTLHEWDSALPGQDNAVAMAPAIIADQVSARAFSEKDGSLQYHLTADSLVQFDHNPLTKMQAPVLIMANDKGSWTITSEQGIVQEDGDLISFLGKVNVNNPIQKMTVNTEELHFNSDTNIATTPGDVEMRFDSGQTRAGALEADLNKGVLELKQGVKSEFEAPAS; encoded by the coding sequence ATGAAACGTCAGGGGCTATTAAGTGCCACCGGCATTCTGCTGCTGGGGCTGGTGATGCTGATGACCCTGCACGAGTGGGACAGCGCTCTGCCTGGCCAAGACAATGCGGTGGCTATGGCACCGGCAATCATTGCTGACCAGGTTAGCGCGCGAGCCTTCAGCGAAAAAGATGGTAGCCTGCAGTACCACTTAACTGCGGACAGTTTAGTGCAGTTCGACCACAATCCGCTCACCAAGATGCAAGCCCCAGTACTGATCATGGCCAACGACAAAGGCAGCTGGACCATCACTAGCGAGCAAGGCATCGTGCAAGAAGACGGCGACCTGATCTCTTTTCTTGGCAAGGTCAATGTGAATAATCCGATCCAGAAAATGACCGTGAATACAGAAGAACTGCATTTCAACAGCGACACTAACATCGCCACCACCCCCGGCGACGTAGAAATGCGGTTTGACTCCGGCCAGACCCGTGCTGGCGCCCTGGAAGCAGATCTCAACAAGGGCGTTCTGGAACTAAAACAAGGAGTAAAGAGTGAATTTGAAGCACCGGCTTCATAG
- a CDS encoding KdsC family phosphatase, translating to MAMQLPPIDVQNLRLMAFDVDGVMTDGRLLFGPNGEELKVFNTLDGHGLKKLAASGVTLAIITGRNSPMVAKRAADLGIKHVIQGREDKGVALEALADSLNMRASETGYAGDDEPDVSALLWAQLSFAPNNAHDCAKNAANHITVRRGGEGAVREICDAILALRSPA from the coding sequence ATGGCCATGCAACTGCCCCCTATAGATGTCCAGAACTTGCGCTTGATGGCGTTTGACGTGGATGGTGTGATGACCGATGGCCGTCTGCTGTTTGGCCCCAACGGCGAAGAGCTGAAAGTTTTCAATACCCTGGATGGCCACGGCCTGAAAAAGCTGGCGGCCAGCGGCGTCACCCTAGCTATCATTACCGGGCGCAACTCGCCCATGGTGGCCAAACGCGCAGCGGACCTGGGCATCAAGCATGTTATTCAAGGCCGCGAAGACAAGGGCGTCGCCTTGGAAGCTCTGGCTGACTCGCTGAACATGCGCGCCAGTGAAACCGGCTACGCTGGTGACGACGAACCTGACGTTAGTGCCTTGCTCTGGGCGCAACTGAGTTTTGCCCCAAACAACGCCCACGACTGCGCCAAAAATGCGGCAAATCACATCACTGTCCGTCGCGGTGGAGAGGGTGCGGTACGGGAAATCTGTGACGCCATTCTTGCCCTGCGGAGCCCGGCATGA
- a CDS encoding KpsF/GutQ family sugar-phosphate isomerase — protein MSHNHISVGQRVLEIEARAVDALKDSLDTSFCAACDLMLNAKGRVIVTGMGKSGHVGSKLAATLASTGTPSFFVHPGEASHGDLGMITADDVVLALSNSGETAEVLAILPVIKRKGTALVGMTGRPQSALAQLSDVHLTVAVAEEACPHNLAPTSSTTAALAMGDALAIALLEARGFTPEDFALSHPGGSLGRRLLLKVDDIMHTGEQLPVVSTTTSLSEALLEMTHKGLGMTAITHTDGTLAGIFTDGDLRRILDRDIDIRKATIAEVMVSDPITIAQGHLAAEALQIMENRKINGLMVCDSDGKPLGAFNMQDLLRAGVV, from the coding sequence ATGAGCCACAACCACATCAGCGTTGGCCAACGGGTACTAGAAATCGAAGCCCGGGCCGTGGATGCTCTGAAAGACAGCCTGGACACCAGCTTTTGCGCCGCCTGCGACCTGATGCTGAACGCCAAAGGCCGCGTCATCGTCACCGGCATGGGCAAAAGCGGGCACGTAGGCAGCAAGCTAGCCGCCACCCTTGCCAGCACCGGCACCCCCTCTTTTTTTGTTCACCCTGGCGAAGCCTCCCATGGTGATTTGGGCATGATTACCGCTGACGACGTGGTACTGGCACTGTCCAACTCCGGCGAAACCGCCGAAGTGCTGGCCATATTACCGGTCATCAAACGTAAGGGCACCGCCTTGGTCGGCATGACCGGGCGCCCACAATCTGCATTAGCGCAACTGTCAGATGTACATCTGACCGTGGCCGTAGCGGAAGAGGCCTGCCCCCATAATCTGGCACCGACTTCTTCGACCACCGCCGCGCTGGCCATGGGCGATGCCTTGGCTATTGCCCTGTTAGAAGCCCGCGGCTTCACACCGGAAGACTTTGCCCTCAGCCATCCCGGAGGCAGCCTAGGCCGGCGCCTGCTATTGAAAGTGGATGACATCATGCACACTGGTGAGCAGCTTCCCGTGGTCAGCACTACCACCTCGCTTAGCGAAGCCCTACTGGAAATGACCCATAAAGGCCTGGGGATGACCGCCATCACCCACACAGACGGCACTCTAGCCGGCATTTTTACTGATGGTGACTTGCGCCGCATCCTCGACCGGGACATCGATATTCGAAAAGCCACCATTGCCGAGGTTATGGTTTCTGATCCAATCACCATTGCCCAAGGTCATCTAGCCGCTGAAGCTTTACAAATCATGGAAAACCGCAAGATTAACGGCTTAATGGTTTGTGACAGTGATGGCAAACCGCTCGGCGCTTTCAACATGCAAGACCTACTGCGCGCGGGAGTAGTGTAA